In the Hippoglossus stenolepis isolate QCI-W04-F060 chromosome 14, HSTE1.2, whole genome shotgun sequence genome, one interval contains:
- the LOC118121084 gene encoding cyclin-dependent kinase-like 5 isoform X2, protein MKIPDIGDVMNKFEVLGIVGEGAYGVVLKCRHKETNEIVAIKKFKDSEENEEVKETTLRELKMLRTLKQENIVELKEAFRRRGKLYLVFEYVEKNMLELLEELPNGVPTEKARSYIYQLIKAIHWCHKHDIVHRDIKPENLLISSDDTLKLCDFGFARNLSEGTDANYTEYVATRWYRSPELLLGAPYGKAVDMWSVGCILGELSDGQPLFPGESEIDQLFTIQKVLGPLPPEQMKLFYNNPRFHGLRFPAVNHPQTLERRYLGIIGGGLLDLLKNLLLLNPTERFLTEQSLNHHTFQTLRLVERPGPPTPTPVRSSKRKPHHGDNTTPSRSHGSKSSGSHRSSSREGSSLPRHEDLHPSNDSFLNGNMPTAINLSPTLHPKNYQPQIFNHSTSCSMDLASSNLPHLLSPGEAKGKGDFEMSLGSKVSDGPGAKYLKSNFRSHQNRHSFVEGKTNTLQSGDKHSRHSYMESHSSTPSSSKFAYLNLSKSYGTLSDAKSVGNLNDVHLYADEPTARYFPSSCLDLTAPSSPAARRVDRLGLGTASRGSMRSERESNTLDSSYRRSSIRHKASEEAKSPDTLDPGESGVERTHAHSLSAPHDPVSYGQGYTSPFSSQQRPHRHSMYVRRDHQRTHGAEEGLVVGQGMPTRASSLQLLSPQLQHRTLPHHSGGSSREEDMSRQTEQAPTEVIHSRPPIRDSTRDNSASFHTQRQKSEVGLYHDQQTEDGGSSKENRNIYSESMPRRVGSFYRVPSPRPDNSFHDSRGQSRGSGLSGDSSGLTNHSKRQPGFDPWTGPDTVVLNSEPSKEKEKQGFFRAIKKKKKKTQMMEVPGGRPPVIKKCLFPLFSPKNNIKHSSTVRVLPVVSSPMVPTEGVDPVIQKSSRSSGHQSGRHRTRDKSRDRDRDRDKDWPPEKLSDSHSPSQPLKSLRKLLHLSSSSSNQTAPSDMRYQPLPNPASTQGGFSESRGHSGVSTPQLKSRQAAYPLPAQLESGWHTSALGRPEGNPYPEQMSIKGGQNGHGFGRPSRSRMPNLNDLKETAL, encoded by the exons GAGACCAATGAAATTGTGGCCATTAAGAAATTCAAGGACAGTGAAG AAAATGAGGAGGTTAAAGAAACGACACTGCGGGAGCTTAAGATGCTCCGCACGCTCAAGCAGGAAAATATCGTGGAGTTGAAAGAGGCCTTCCGCAGAAGGGGAAAGCTGTATCTCGTCTTTGAGTATGTGGAGAAG AACATGCttgagctgctggaggagttACCCAACGGTGTGCCGACTGAGAAAGCACGCAGCTACATCTACCAGCTAATCAAGGCGATCCACTGGTGCCACAAGCATGACATCGTTCATCGGG acatAAAGCCAGAAAACCTTCTCATCAGCTCTGACGACACCCTGAAGTTATGTGACTTTG GCTTTGCACGTAATCTCTCAGAGGGGACTGATGCCAATTACACAGAGTATGTGGCCACTAGATGGTACCGCTCTCCAGAGCTCCTGCTCGG GGCCCCTTACGGGAAGGCAGTGGACATGTGGTCAGTGGGCTGCATCCTCGGAGAGCTGAGCGACGGACAGCCTCTGTTCCCAGGAGAGAGTGAGATTGACCAGCTCTTCACCATTCAGAAAGTGCTGGGACCCCTGCCACCAGAACAGATGAAGCTCTTCTATAACAACCCTCGCTTCCACGGGCTGCGG TTCCCTGCTGTGAACCACCCACAAACCCTGGAGCGCAGATACCTGGGAATCATTGGCGGAGGCCTGCTGGACCTGCTGAAG AACCTGCTGTTGCTGAACCCGACAGAGCGTTTTCTCACGGAGCAGAGCCTCAACCACCACACCTTCCAGACACTGCGGCTGGTGGAGCGGCCAGGCCCACCAACACCGACACCTGTACGCTCCTCCAAGAGAAAACCTCACCATGGAGACAACACCACCCCCAGCAG gagcCATGGGAGTAAGAGCTCAGGAAGCCATcgctccagcagcagagagggcTCCAGCTTGCCTCGGCATGAAGACCTCCACCCCAGCAACGACAGCTTTCTCAACGGCAACATGCCTACAGCGATCAACCTCAGTCCCACCCTGCATCCCAAGAACTACCAGCCGCAGATCTTTAACCATTCCACTTCGTGCAGCATGGACCTAGCCAGCAGCAACCTGCCTCACTTGCTCAGTCCCGGTGAGGCCAAGGGCAAGGGTGACTTCGAGATGAGCCTGGGATCCAAGGTGTCAGACGGCCCCGGAGCCAAGTACCTCAAATCCAATTTCCGCTCGCATCAGAACCGCCATTCCTTTGTGGAGGGGAAAACCAACACGCTTCAGTCAGGGGATAAACATAGTAGACACAGCTACATGGAGTCTCACAGCtccacaccctcctcctccaagtTTGCCTACCTGAACTTATCCAAGAGCTACGGTACGCTTAGTGATGCCAAGTCTGTGGGAAACTTAAATGATGTGCATCTCTATGCAGATGAGCCTACAGCGCGCTATTTTCCTTCAAGCTGCCTTGACCTCACAGCTCCGAGCAGCCCAGCAGCCCGCCGAGTAGACAGACTGGGACTCGGCACAGCTAGCCGAGGAAGCATGCGCTCAGAGAGGGAAAGCAACACTCTGGACTCTTCTTACAGGCGCTCATCCATCCGCCACAAGGCCTCAGAGGAGGCCAAGTCGCCAGATACCCTGGACCCTGGGGAAAGTGGCGTGGAAAGGACCCATGCTCACTCTCTGTCCGCCCCACATGACCCTGTGTCTTACGGTCAGGGATACACTAGCCCCTTCTCCTCCCAGCAGAGGCCGCACCGTCACTCTATGTACGTAAGGAGGGACCACCAGAGGACACACGGGGCGGAGGAGGGTCTGGTGGTGGGTCAGGGCATGCCTACCAGAGCcagcagcctccagctcctttctccacagctgcagcaccGCACGCTGCCTCACCACTCTGGGGGCTCCTCCAGAGAAGAAGACATGAGCAGG CAGACTGAACAGGCACCCACTGAGGTCATCCACAGCAGACCCCCAATAAGGGACTCGACCAGGGACAACTCTGCATCTTTTCACACACAACGGCAAAAAAGCGAG GTCGGCTTATATCATGACCAGCAAACAGAAGATGGAGGCTCCTCCAAAGAGAATCGTAACATCTACAGTGAATCCATGCCAAGGAGAGTGGGAAGCTTCTACAGAG TCCCTTCCCCCCGGCCAGACAACTCCTTTCATGATAGCAGGGGTCAGAGCCGGGGCTCTGGCTTGTCCGGGGACAGCAGCGGTTTGACGAACCACTCCAAACGCCAGCCAGGCTTTGACCCTTG gacTGGCCCAGATACTGTTGTGTTGAACTCTGAGCCAtccaaagaaaaagagaagcaggGTTTCTTCAGAgcaataaagaagaaaaagaaaaaaactcaaatg ATGGAAGTCCCCGGTGGAAGGCCTCCTGTCATCAAGAAAtgtcttttccctctgtttaGCCCAAAGAATAACATAAAGCATAGTTCCACTGTGAGAGTCCTCCCTGTAGTGTCGTCTCCCATG GTCCCTACTGAAGGGGTCGATCCAGTCATCCAGAAGTCGTCCAGGTCTTCAGGTCACCAGAGCGGCCGCCACAGGACCCGTGACAAGAGCAGAGACCGAGACCGAGACAGGGACAAGGACTGGCCTCCTGAGAAACTGTCGGATTCACATTCTCCG AGTCAACCACTGAAGTCACTTCGCAAACTCCTGCAcctttcatcctcctcctccaaccagaCGGCGCCCTCTGATATGCGCTATCAGCCACTGCCTAATCCAGCCTCCACTCAAGGTGGTTTCTCTGAGAGCCGGGGCCACTCAGGGGTCAGTACGCCCCAGCTGAAGAGCCGACAGGCGGCCTACCCACTGCCTGCACAGCTGGAGTCCGGCTGGCACACGTCTGCCCTGGGCCGCCCCGAGGGCAACCCCTACCCAGAGCAAATGAGCATCAAGGGAGGCCA
- the LOC118121084 gene encoding cyclin-dependent kinase-like 5 isoform X8 → MKIPDIGDVMNKFEVLGIVGEGAYGVVLKCRHKETNEIVAIKKFKDSEENEEVKETTLRELKMLRTLKQENIVELKEAFRRRGKLYLVFEYVEKNMLELLEELPNGVPTEKARSYIYQLIKAIHWCHKHDIVHRDIKPENLLISSDDTLKLCDFGFARNLSEGTDANYTEYVATRWYRSPELLLGAPYGKAVDMWSVGCILGELSDGQPLFPGESEIDQLFTIQKVLGPLPPEQMKLFYNNPRFHGLRFPAVNHPQTLERRYLGIIGGGLLDLLKNLLLLNPTERFLTEQSLNHHTFQTLRLVERPGPPTPTPVRSSKRKPHHGDNTTPSRSHGSKSSGSHRSSSREGSSLPRHEDLHPSNDSFLNGNMPTAINLSPTLHPKNYQPQIFNHSTSCSMDLASSNLPHLLSPGEAKGKGDFEMSLGSKVSDGPGAKYLKSNFRSHQNRHSFVEGKTNTLQSGDKHSRHSYMESHSSTPSSSKFAYLNLSKSYGTLSDAKSVGNLNDVHLYADEPTARYFPSSCLDLTAPSSPAARRVDRLGLGTASRGSMRSERESNTLDSSYRRSSIRHKASEEAKSPDTLDPGESGVERTHAHSLSAPHDPVSYGQGYTSPFSSQQRPHRHSMYVRRDHQRTHGAEEGLVVGQGMPTRASSLQLLSPQLQHRTLPHHSGGSSREEDMSRVGLYHDQQTEDGGSSKENRNIYSESMPRRVGSFYRVPSPRPDNSFHDSRGQSRGSGLSGDSSGLTNHSKRQPGFDPWTGPDTVVLNSEPSKEKEKQGFFRAIKKKKKKTQMVPTEGVDPVIQKSSRSSGHQSGRHRTRDKSRDRDRDRDKDWPPEKLSDSHSPSQPLKSLRKLLHLSSSSSNQTAPSDMRYQPLPNPASTQGGFSESRGHSGVSTPQLKSRQAAYPLPAQLESGWHTSALGRPEGNPYPEQMSIKGGQNGHGFGRPSRSRMPNLNDLKETAL, encoded by the exons GAGACCAATGAAATTGTGGCCATTAAGAAATTCAAGGACAGTGAAG AAAATGAGGAGGTTAAAGAAACGACACTGCGGGAGCTTAAGATGCTCCGCACGCTCAAGCAGGAAAATATCGTGGAGTTGAAAGAGGCCTTCCGCAGAAGGGGAAAGCTGTATCTCGTCTTTGAGTATGTGGAGAAG AACATGCttgagctgctggaggagttACCCAACGGTGTGCCGACTGAGAAAGCACGCAGCTACATCTACCAGCTAATCAAGGCGATCCACTGGTGCCACAAGCATGACATCGTTCATCGGG acatAAAGCCAGAAAACCTTCTCATCAGCTCTGACGACACCCTGAAGTTATGTGACTTTG GCTTTGCACGTAATCTCTCAGAGGGGACTGATGCCAATTACACAGAGTATGTGGCCACTAGATGGTACCGCTCTCCAGAGCTCCTGCTCGG GGCCCCTTACGGGAAGGCAGTGGACATGTGGTCAGTGGGCTGCATCCTCGGAGAGCTGAGCGACGGACAGCCTCTGTTCCCAGGAGAGAGTGAGATTGACCAGCTCTTCACCATTCAGAAAGTGCTGGGACCCCTGCCACCAGAACAGATGAAGCTCTTCTATAACAACCCTCGCTTCCACGGGCTGCGG TTCCCTGCTGTGAACCACCCACAAACCCTGGAGCGCAGATACCTGGGAATCATTGGCGGAGGCCTGCTGGACCTGCTGAAG AACCTGCTGTTGCTGAACCCGACAGAGCGTTTTCTCACGGAGCAGAGCCTCAACCACCACACCTTCCAGACACTGCGGCTGGTGGAGCGGCCAGGCCCACCAACACCGACACCTGTACGCTCCTCCAAGAGAAAACCTCACCATGGAGACAACACCACCCCCAGCAG gagcCATGGGAGTAAGAGCTCAGGAAGCCATcgctccagcagcagagagggcTCCAGCTTGCCTCGGCATGAAGACCTCCACCCCAGCAACGACAGCTTTCTCAACGGCAACATGCCTACAGCGATCAACCTCAGTCCCACCCTGCATCCCAAGAACTACCAGCCGCAGATCTTTAACCATTCCACTTCGTGCAGCATGGACCTAGCCAGCAGCAACCTGCCTCACTTGCTCAGTCCCGGTGAGGCCAAGGGCAAGGGTGACTTCGAGATGAGCCTGGGATCCAAGGTGTCAGACGGCCCCGGAGCCAAGTACCTCAAATCCAATTTCCGCTCGCATCAGAACCGCCATTCCTTTGTGGAGGGGAAAACCAACACGCTTCAGTCAGGGGATAAACATAGTAGACACAGCTACATGGAGTCTCACAGCtccacaccctcctcctccaagtTTGCCTACCTGAACTTATCCAAGAGCTACGGTACGCTTAGTGATGCCAAGTCTGTGGGAAACTTAAATGATGTGCATCTCTATGCAGATGAGCCTACAGCGCGCTATTTTCCTTCAAGCTGCCTTGACCTCACAGCTCCGAGCAGCCCAGCAGCCCGCCGAGTAGACAGACTGGGACTCGGCACAGCTAGCCGAGGAAGCATGCGCTCAGAGAGGGAAAGCAACACTCTGGACTCTTCTTACAGGCGCTCATCCATCCGCCACAAGGCCTCAGAGGAGGCCAAGTCGCCAGATACCCTGGACCCTGGGGAAAGTGGCGTGGAAAGGACCCATGCTCACTCTCTGTCCGCCCCACATGACCCTGTGTCTTACGGTCAGGGATACACTAGCCCCTTCTCCTCCCAGCAGAGGCCGCACCGTCACTCTATGTACGTAAGGAGGGACCACCAGAGGACACACGGGGCGGAGGAGGGTCTGGTGGTGGGTCAGGGCATGCCTACCAGAGCcagcagcctccagctcctttctccacagctgcagcaccGCACGCTGCCTCACCACTCTGGGGGCTCCTCCAGAGAAGAAGACATGAGCAGG GTCGGCTTATATCATGACCAGCAAACAGAAGATGGAGGCTCCTCCAAAGAGAATCGTAACATCTACAGTGAATCCATGCCAAGGAGAGTGGGAAGCTTCTACAGAG TCCCTTCCCCCCGGCCAGACAACTCCTTTCATGATAGCAGGGGTCAGAGCCGGGGCTCTGGCTTGTCCGGGGACAGCAGCGGTTTGACGAACCACTCCAAACGCCAGCCAGGCTTTGACCCTTG gacTGGCCCAGATACTGTTGTGTTGAACTCTGAGCCAtccaaagaaaaagagaagcaggGTTTCTTCAGAgcaataaagaagaaaaagaaaaaaactcaaatg GTCCCTACTGAAGGGGTCGATCCAGTCATCCAGAAGTCGTCCAGGTCTTCAGGTCACCAGAGCGGCCGCCACAGGACCCGTGACAAGAGCAGAGACCGAGACCGAGACAGGGACAAGGACTGGCCTCCTGAGAAACTGTCGGATTCACATTCTCCG AGTCAACCACTGAAGTCACTTCGCAAACTCCTGCAcctttcatcctcctcctccaaccagaCGGCGCCCTCTGATATGCGCTATCAGCCACTGCCTAATCCAGCCTCCACTCAAGGTGGTTTCTCTGAGAGCCGGGGCCACTCAGGGGTCAGTACGCCCCAGCTGAAGAGCCGACAGGCGGCCTACCCACTGCCTGCACAGCTGGAGTCCGGCTGGCACACGTCTGCCCTGGGCCGCCCCGAGGGCAACCCCTACCCAGAGCAAATGAGCATCAAGGGAGGCCA